AGCACGAGGAGACCCATGGGCTCGGAAAAGCAGGTCCTGCGGCTGGCGGATATCCTTGTCAACCATTCCGTGAAGGCGAAAAAGGGAGAGATCGTCCGGATCTCTTGCGGCGACCTTGCGAAGCCCCTTGCGCTTGCTGTTTATCGCGAGGTGTTGAGGGCGGGGGCGCACCCGCTGCTCGCCGCCGGATTCGACGATGCGCAGCGCATCTTCTTCGAGGAGGCGTCCGATGCGCAGATCGCTCACCTCCCGCCGACGAAGCTGTACGAGGCGAAGAAGATCGACGCCGACATCGTCATCATCGCGCCGGGCAACACGAGGGCGTTGAGCCACATTCCGCCGAAGAAGCTGGCGGACAAGAGGAAGGCGGTCCGGCCTATCTCCGAGATCGTCCTGCGGCGGGTCCGCTGGGTCCTTACGAACTTCCCGACGGAATCCCTTGCGCAGGAAACGGACCGTTCCCTCCCCGAATACGAGAAGCTGTATTACCGCGCCGTGGACCAGGACTGGGCGGCGATGGCGAATATGTTCCGGCGGGCGAAGATGATCCTCGAAAAGAGCTCGCAGGTCCGGATCGT
The nucleotide sequence above comes from Deltaproteobacteria bacterium. Encoded proteins:
- a CDS encoding aminopeptidase gives rise to the protein MGSEKQVLRLADILVNHSVKAKKGEIVRISCGDLAKPLALAVYREVLRAGAHPLLAAGFDDAQRIFFEEASDAQIAHLPPTKLYEAKKIDADIVIIAPGNTRALSHIPPKKLADKRKAVRPISEIVLRRVRWVLTNFPTESLAQETDRSLPEYEKLYYRAVDQDWAAMANMFRRAKMILEKSSQVRIVGKDTDLSFSIKGRKAIPCAGEYNMPDGEIFTAPVENSTEGTIRYEFPAIYGGREVSGIRLTFRKGKVVDASAEKNEPILKEMLAADPGAGILGEFGIGANAGVSDFTRDILLDEKMGGTIHLAIGRSYPESGGKNISAVHWDMIKDLRSEGELYFDGRPVLRTGHLFGKVLPGIKAR